From the genome of Candidatus Promineifilum breve, one region includes:
- a CDS encoding type ISP restriction/modification enzyme produces the protein MPDLNLKPSHKIVTNFYKAVAESGQLSLLHEGAVAPHFAALLRACAAPHGWTLQEQYQLARKGQSQLRLDGVLVDTFGLRHGVWEAKDTDDDLPKEARAKFKKGYPTDNILFQSPTRAILYQDGKEAADEDLTDPERLVSILKEFFAYEPPHYEQWDRAVAEFSVKVPELALNLKSLIEKELKENKRFAAAFDDFAEVARQAVNPNISVAAVEEMLIQHLLTERIFRKVFNNPDFAQRNVIAHEIEKVITALTSRSFSREAFLGRLDRFYGAIETTAATIDNYREKQTFLNTVYEQFFQGFSVKVADTHGIVYTPQAVVDFMVRSVDDILRREFGRADGLAADGVAILDPFVGTGNFILRVMRQMPRTRLEQKYRAELFCNEVMLLPYYIASMNIEHEYVELTGQYEPFEGIALVDTFELAEKDNPQQQFRLFVPENTERVERQRQAPIFVIIGNPPYNSGQVNANDNNKNRVYKMLGRAVSDTYAYDSHATDKSDLSDPYVKAFRWASDRIGEEGVIAYVSNSSFLEAIAFDGMRKHLLQDFDSIYVMDLGGNVRKNPKISGTTHNVFGIQVGVCITILIRRKEHQGGGKLFYARTEEFWRRGEKYEFLDVKGNYRNIEWSELFPDENYNWLTEGMDESFGSFIPIGTMASKTNELAESESVFWLYSLGANTNRDAWAYNFDSSALSQNILHFIETFNWDVEKWHNRLNRNAKPDDFITNDETKIKWSSRLTEALLRHEKAEFAEDKVRFALYRPFCKQSLFFDKVLTHRRGRIPLIFPHQKSENLVICLRTLGNTKPFHCLVTDSIPDLHLTGDSQCFPFYTYNEDGSNRRENITDWALARFQEVYSGQWSVVSGQTDHYPPATDHSAIDKWAIFHYVYALLHHPAYRQTYAANLRRELPRIPFVRDFWAYVRAGARLAALHVNYEQQPEYPLTRIENPDQPLDWRVEKMRLSKDRTQIVYNDFLTLGGIPAAAFDYRLGNRSALEWVIDQYRVTTDKRSGITNDPNRADDPQYVVRLIGQVVAVSVETVGIVNGLPAWEIMTNSG, from the coding sequence ATGCCCGATTTGAACCTGAAACCCAGCCACAAGATCGTCACCAACTTCTACAAAGCCGTGGCCGAGAGCGGCCAGTTGAGCCTGCTCCACGAGGGGGCCGTCGCTCCCCACTTCGCCGCGCTGCTGCGGGCCTGCGCCGCGCCCCACGGCTGGACGCTCCAGGAGCAGTACCAGTTGGCCCGCAAGGGGCAAAGCCAGTTGCGCCTCGATGGCGTCCTGGTCGACACGTTCGGCCTGCGCCACGGCGTGTGGGAGGCCAAGGACACCGACGACGACCTGCCCAAGGAAGCGCGGGCCAAGTTCAAAAAGGGCTACCCGACCGACAACATCCTGTTCCAATCGCCGACGCGGGCCATCCTCTATCAGGACGGCAAGGAAGCGGCCGACGAGGACCTGACCGACCCGGAGCGGCTGGTCAGCATCCTCAAGGAGTTCTTCGCCTACGAGCCGCCCCACTACGAACAGTGGGATCGGGCCGTGGCCGAGTTCAGCGTGAAAGTGCCGGAGCTGGCCCTGAACCTGAAGAGCCTCATCGAAAAGGAACTCAAGGAGAACAAACGCTTCGCCGCCGCCTTCGACGACTTCGCCGAGGTCGCCCGGCAGGCCGTGAACCCCAATATCTCCGTGGCGGCCGTGGAAGAGATGCTCATCCAGCACCTGCTGACCGAGCGCATCTTCCGCAAGGTGTTCAACAATCCCGACTTCGCCCAGCGCAACGTCATCGCCCACGAGATCGAGAAGGTCATCACCGCCCTCACCAGCCGCTCATTCAGCCGCGAGGCCTTCCTCGGCCGCCTCGATCGCTTCTACGGGGCCATCGAGACCACGGCGGCCACCATCGACAATTACCGCGAGAAGCAGACCTTTCTCAATACGGTCTACGAGCAGTTCTTCCAGGGCTTCAGCGTCAAGGTGGCCGACACCCACGGCATCGTCTATACGCCGCAGGCCGTGGTCGATTTCATGGTGCGCTCGGTCGATGACATCCTGCGGCGCGAATTCGGCCGGGCCGACGGGCTGGCGGCCGACGGCGTGGCCATCCTCGACCCGTTCGTGGGCACGGGCAACTTCATCCTGCGCGTCATGCGCCAGATGCCCCGCACCCGGCTGGAGCAGAAGTACCGCGCCGAACTGTTCTGCAACGAGGTCATGCTGCTGCCCTACTACATCGCCAGCATGAACATCGAGCACGAGTACGTGGAATTGACCGGGCAGTATGAGCCGTTTGAGGGGATCGCGTTGGTGGATACGTTTGAGTTGGCCGAGAAGGATAACCCGCAACAGCAATTCCGCCTCTTTGTGCCGGAGAATACCGAACGGGTGGAACGGCAGCGGCAAGCGCCGATTTTCGTGATTATCGGCAACCCGCCCTATAACTCTGGGCAGGTGAATGCGAATGATAATAACAAAAACCGTGTGTATAAAATGCTGGGGCGCGCCGTTAGTGATACATATGCATATGATTCTCATGCTACTGATAAGAGCGATCTATCTGACCCGTATGTGAAAGCTTTCAGATGGGCATCTGATCGTATTGGTGAGGAAGGTGTAATTGCCTATGTAAGCAACAGCAGCTTTCTGGAGGCTATTGCATTTGACGGAATGCGAAAGCATCTTTTACAGGATTTTGACTCGATCTACGTTATGGACTTAGGTGGAAACGTTCGTAAAAATCCGAAGATTTCAGGGACAACTCACAATGTATTCGGGATCCAAGTAGGGGTTTGTATTACCATATTAATTCGGCGTAAAGAACATCAAGGAGGTGGAAAATTATTTTACGCACGAACTGAGGAGTTCTGGCGTAGGGGCGAAAAATACGAGTTTCTAGACGTCAAGGGCAATTACAGAAATATTGAATGGAGTGAACTGTTTCCGGATGAAAACTACAATTGGCTTACAGAAGGAATGGATGAATCATTTGGTTCATTTATTCCAATAGGGACTATGGCGTCAAAAACAAACGAGTTGGCTGAAAGTGAAAGTGTTTTCTGGCTCTATAGCCTAGGAGCCAACACTAATCGTGACGCATGGGCTTACAATTTCGATAGCAGTGCCCTCTCGCAGAATATCCTCCACTTTATTGAAACATTCAATTGGGACGTAGAGAAGTGGCATAACCGTCTCAATAGAAACGCTAAGCCGGACGATTTCATTACAAATGATGAGACAAAAATCAAATGGAGCAGCAGATTAACCGAAGCATTGCTCCGACACGAAAAGGCAGAATTCGCCGAGGATAAAGTCAGGTTTGCCTTATATCGGCCATTTTGTAAGCAAAGTCTTTTCTTTGACAAAGTGCTAACCCATCGGCGTGGGCGTATTCCACTAATATTTCCACATCAGAAAAGTGAAAACCTTGTAATATGTCTGAGAACACTTGGTAACACCAAACCATTCCACTGTCTGGTCACCGACAGCATCCCTGATCTACATTTGACAGGTGATTCTCAATGCTTCCCCTTCTACACCTACAACGAAGACGGCAGCAACCGCCGCGAGAACATCACCGATTGGGCGCTGGCCCGCTTCCAGGAAGTGTACAGTGGTCAGTGGTCAGTGGTCAGTGGTCAGACCGACCACTATCCACCGGCCACTGACCACTCAGCCATCGACAAGTGGGCCATCTTCCACTACGTCTACGCCCTGCTCCACCACCCCGCCTACCGCCAGACCTACGCCGCCAATCTGCGGCGCGAATTGCCGCGCATCCCCTTCGTCCGCGACTTCTGGGCCTATGTGCGGGCCGGGGCGCGGCTGGCCGCGTTGCACGTGAACTACGAGCAGCAGCCGGAGTACCCCCTCACGCGCATCGAGAACCCTGACCAACCGCTGGACTGGCGCGTGGAAAAGATGCGCCTGAGCAAGGACCGGACGCAGATCGTCTACAACGACTTCCTGACCCTGGGCGGCATCCCCGCGGCCGCGTTCGACTACCGGCTGGGCAACCGCTCGGCGCTGGAATGGGTCATCGACCAGTACCGCGTGACCACCGACAAGCGCAGCGGCATCACCAACGACCCCAACCGCGCCGATGACCCGCAATACGTGGTACGCCTTATCGGGCAGGTGGTGGCTGTTAGCGTGGAGACGGTGGGGATTGTCAATGGGCTACCGGCGTGGGAGATAATGACGAATAGTGGGTAG
- a CDS encoding Crp/Fnr family transcriptional regulator has product MPTTRDSNAVQALQVVPFFANLPEDHVAALAKALVPRRFSPGQVIFHLGDPGGLLYLISRGKIKISHTTSDGQEVVLAILGPGDFFGEMALIDDAPRSATAITLEPSETWTLHREEFIQYLTDNPEFALHVLKTLARHIRRLNTQLADIFFLDLPGRLARTLLNLADQYGRRAADGTIIDLSLTQTDLAEMTGATRVSINKALGRFRRAGWIQVTGRQVTVLDRAALEALLVVPGEL; this is encoded by the coding sequence ATGCCGACAACGCGGGATAGTAACGCCGTGCAGGCCTTGCAGGTCGTGCCCTTTTTCGCCAATTTGCCGGAAGACCACGTCGCCGCACTGGCCAAGGCCCTCGTGCCGCGCCGCTTCAGCCCCGGCCAGGTCATCTTCCACCTGGGCGACCCCGGCGGGCTGCTCTATCTCATCAGCCGCGGCAAGATCAAGATCAGCCACACCACCAGCGACGGCCAGGAAGTCGTGCTGGCCATCCTCGGCCCCGGCGACTTCTTCGGCGAGATGGCCCTCATCGACGACGCGCCGCGCTCGGCCACGGCCATCACCCTGGAACCGAGCGAGACGTGGACGCTCCACCGCGAGGAGTTCATCCAATATCTGACCGACAACCCCGAGTTCGCCCTCCACGTGCTCAAGACGCTGGCCCGCCACATTCGCCGCCTCAATACGCAACTGGCCGACATCTTTTTCCTCGACCTGCCGGGGCGGCTGGCGCGCACGCTGCTCAATCTGGCCGACCAGTATGGCCGGCGCGCCGCCGACGGCACGATCATCGACCTGTCGCTGACCCAGACCGACCTGGCCGAGATGACCGGGGCCACCCGCGTCAGCATCAACAAGGCCCTCGGCCGCTTCCGCCGCGCCGGCTGGATTCAGGTCACCGGCCGCCAGGTGACGGTGCTCGACCGCGCCGCGCTGGAGGCGCTGCTGGTTGTGCCGGGTGAGCTGTGA